Genomic window (Candidatus Woesearchaeota archaeon):
CTCAAACAATTACCTTAACGCACTTCTGGTTTTTCTTACTTTTTTCATCGTTGGCTATTATGGTGTGCGTTTTTTGCTCAAAAAAGTATCTTCGCTCTTCATTAAGCGCTCCGTTCATTTTAATAAACTCCTTGCAAAATCAAATATTCCCCTTAGCATACTCTTCATCATCGTAGGAGCAAAATACGCAATACGTGTTCTTGGATTTACGAACAGCTTACTTGAATTTATTGACAGCGTTGCAAACACCTTGATCATCATCGCAGGGTCATGGTTTGCCATAAAGTTCATCCAAGCAATCTTTGATCACATTTCTTTGTTTGCAAAAAAAACAAAGACTCCTGTTGATGATGCGCTTGTACCTTTTCTTGGAAAAGTAATGTATGCTCTGATTTACGTATTCGGATTTATCTTTATTCTTAAAATCTGGGGCGTAAACGTCACGTCATTACTTGCAGGAGTTGGTATCGCAGGAATCGCACTGGGTTTTGCAATGCAATCAACACTTGCAAATATTTTTGGAGGAGTTGCCCTTATTCTTGATCACACCTTTAGCGTAGGCGATCGTCTTGAATACGAACCTGGAAAAGTAGGTATTGTTGAAGAAATAGGAATTCGCTCAACCAAGGTACGCAACTTTGACAATGAACTGCTTATCGTCCCTAACGGAGATCTTGCAAACTCACGCATTATCAATCATAGTAAACCAACACTCAAAGCAAGAGTAGTTATTCCCTTTGGTGTTGCTTATGGCTCAAACATTGAAAAAGTGAAAAAAGTAGCACTTGACGTCGCAAAAAAACATCCCAAAGTACTTGACGATCCTGCCCCTTCAGTAGTATTCTTAGAAATGGCAGATTTCTCTCTTAATATGAAACTCTTTGCATGGGTTGCAAGCGTAGATGAAAAATTCCTAACAAAAGAAGAGCTTACCTGTGCATTATACAAAGCACTTAACAAAAACAAGATTGACATACCCTTTCCCACACACACAGTTTATGTCAAGAAAAAATAAGCTTCTTTTACTCTGTTCTATGTACGAGTGTATTCTTCAGATTCATCAACTTTTTGAATCTTAATTGTTCCCCGATAACCTCTGTCAAGAACATCTACAATATACGACACTTTTGTTTGATGATCAAGATCTGAGTCAACAATAAAGGCAGAACTTTTTTGTCTGCTCTCATCAACTAATCTTTCAAGGGTGGGGCGTAGTCTTTCAAGGGTTGAGTTCTCACCTAATTGAAGAACCGTTTGATTTCTTTGAGGACGTACTGCTTTGTTTGTCACTATGTATGTTGTTCCCGGACGATAAAGGTCTATGAACTGTTTTCTTGCTCTATGATCTCTTAACCCATAAAATCGTGGAAGTGCAAAGCTAATCAAGCTTTCCTCTCTCTCATCGTAGAGTCCATTTTGAGCATAGGCAAATTCAGCTATTCT
Coding sequences:
- a CDS encoding mechanosensitive ion channel family protein: MFTELIKEVLPFSNNYLNALLVFLTFFIVGYYGVRFLLKKVSSLFIKRSVHFNKLLAKSNIPLSILFIIVGAKYAIRVLGFTNSLLEFIDSVANTLIIIAGSWFAIKFIQAIFDHISLFAKKTKTPVDDALVPFLGKVMYALIYVFGFIFILKIWGVNVTSLLAGVGIAGIALGFAMQSTLANIFGGVALILDHTFSVGDRLEYEPGKVGIVEEIGIRSTKVRNFDNELLIVPNGDLANSRIINHSKPTLKARVVIPFGVAYGSNIEKVKKVALDVAKKHPKVLDDPAPSVVFLEMADFSLNMKLFAWVASVDEKFLTKEELTCALYKALNKNKIDIPFPTHTVYVKKK